A window of the Procambarus clarkii isolate CNS0578487 chromosome 19, FALCON_Pclarkii_2.0, whole genome shotgun sequence genome harbors these coding sequences:
- the LOC138366339 gene encoding clumping factor A-like: MSAKKSANDSDMSANDGDSVDGDSVNYGDSVNDGDSVDEGVRVDDGVRVDGDSVHYAIVRSDSIDGSSDDNIDKSVGDGESVDDSINYNNIDYANSDDSDNDNVTDSDGDSGDVNDGDSDNSIGDNDYNVHGDSDDDC; encoded by the coding sequence atgagtGCTAAAAAGAGTGCTAATGATAGTGATATGAGCGCTAATGATGGTGATAGCGTTGATGGTGATAGCGTTAATTATGGTGACAGCGTTAATGATGGTGACAGCGTTGATGAAGGTGTCAGAGTTGATGATGGTGTCAGAGTTGATGGTGATAGCGTCCATTATGCTATAGTGAGGAGTGATAGCATTGATGGTAGCAGTGATGATAACATTGATAAGAGCgttggtgatggtgagagtgttgATGATagcattaattataataatattgatTATGCTAATAGTGATGATAGTGATAATGATAATGTTACTGACAGTGATGGTGATAGCGGTGATGTTAATGACGGTGATAGTGATAACAGCATTGGTGATAATGATTATAACGttcatggtgacagtgatgatgactgttga